In Nostoc sp. GT001, a genomic segment contains:
- a CDS encoding type I polyketide synthase — protein sequence MSRPSETRDYGQLMQNALLELSALQAKLNTLEHAATEPIAVIGIGCRFPGGVNSPEELWLLCKNGGDAIAEVPSDRWDVDAYYDPDLSSYDKTNTRWGGFLANINQFDPGFFGISTSEAASIDPQQRLLLEVSWEALENAGYDPLQLAGSQTGVFMGIATCDYYKAMTAIPTRAGTGIANSMAANRLSYFLDVRGPSVTIDTACSSSLVAIHTACQSLRHRESNLALVGGVNIMLLPEVNITFSQAGMMSSDGRCKSFDATADGYVRGEGCGIVILKRLSDAVKDGDRILALLRGTAVNHNGRSVGLTAPNGLAQQAVIRQALANAKVASHEIDYVEAHGTGTPMGDAIELQAILGVLGQGRTLDQPCGLGSVKTNIGNLEAAGGIAAFIKTILCLQQGEIPPHPHFKTINPHIDIKSTPFLIPTIDRPIDIKPRFAGVNSFGFGGTNAHVVLEAAEEGSTSTTLSDRGAGEQGSILRLRSVTGGAGEQVKSLLTLSAKTETALRELASCYADSFLNYAAQSIPDICFTTNIGRSHFNHRHAVISSGDLPDLISELRTFATSQQTTERLQPENRPKIAFLFAGQGSQYVGMGWELYNSQPIFRAALDECDRILRSYLDRPLLEVLYPLGEGGKGKGERERNLVPHLLDETAYAQPALFAVEYALVKLWQSWGIEPDAVMGHSVGEYVAACVTGVFSLEEGLYLSAEPGRLMATQPREGQMVAVFAAKEIVEEAIASYQDAVAIAAFNGLYSNCDCGR from the coding sequence ATGAGTCGTCCTTCCGAAACCAGAGATTATGGACAATTGATGCAGAACGCATTGCTGGAGCTATCAGCCCTCCAAGCAAAGCTGAATACTCTCGAACATGCTGCAACTGAACCCATTGCAGTCATCGGTATTGGTTGCCGCTTTCCTGGAGGAGTTAACTCTCCAGAGGAGTTATGGCTGTTATGCAAAAATGGTGGTGATGCGATCGCCGAAGTTCCTAGCGATCGCTGGGATGTAGATGCTTACTACGATCCTGATTTAAGTAGTTATGACAAAACTAACACCCGTTGGGGTGGCTTTTTAGCAAATATCAATCAATTCGATCCCGGCTTTTTCGGAATTTCCACGAGCGAAGCAGCTAGTATTGACCCCCAACAACGGCTGCTATTAGAAGTAAGTTGGGAGGCATTAGAAAACGCTGGATACGACCCCTTACAATTGGCTGGTTCTCAGACTGGTGTGTTTATGGGAATTGCCACTTGTGATTATTACAAAGCCATGACCGCAATTCCCACGAGAGCCGGTACCGGTATTGCCAATAGTATGGCGGCAAATCGCCTGTCCTACTTTTTGGATGTGCGAGGCCCTAGCGTCACAATCGATACAGCTTGTTCGTCGTCCCTGGTTGCCATTCATACCGCTTGCCAAAGTCTGCGGCATCGAGAGTCAAATCTCGCATTGGTGGGCGGCGTGAATATTATGTTGTTACCGGAGGTGAATATTACCTTTTCCCAGGCTGGCATGATGTCATCTGATGGACGCTGCAAAAGCTTTGATGCTACAGCCGATGGCTACGTTCGAGGAGAAGGATGTGGGATAGTTATCCTGAAGCGTCTTTCAGATGCAGTCAAAGATGGCGATCGCATTCTAGCGTTACTGCGGGGAACCGCCGTAAATCATAACGGCCGCAGTGTTGGCCTAACTGCACCAAATGGGTTGGCTCAACAAGCAGTGATTCGGCAAGCACTGGCAAATGCCAAGGTGGCATCCCATGAAATTGACTATGTTGAGGCACATGGTACGGGTACTCCAATGGGTGATGCCATTGAACTACAAGCAATCTTGGGGGTACTAGGACAGGGACGAACCCTTGACCAACCCTGCGGACTCGGTTCTGTGAAAACTAATATTGGCAACCTAGAAGCTGCTGGTGGAATTGCCGCATTTATCAAAACTATCCTCTGTTTGCAACAAGGAGAAATTCCCCCTCATCCCCATTTCAAAACCATCAATCCCCATATTGACATCAAGTCAACACCATTTTTAATTCCTACAATCGATCGCCCGATAGATATCAAGCCTCGGTTTGCTGGCGTTAATTCTTTTGGTTTTGGCGGTACTAATGCTCATGTAGTACTGGAAGCAGCAGAGGAGGGCAGCACTTCGACTACGCTCAGTGACCGGGGAGCAGGGGAGCAGGGGAGCATACTTCGACTACGCTCAGTAACCGGGGGGGCAGGGGAGCAGGTTAAATCGCTGTTGACGCTTTCGGCAAAAACTGAGACAGCGTTACGGGAACTAGCAAGTTGCTATGCAGATAGTTTTCTAAACTATGCTGCTCAATCGATTCCCGATATCTGTTTCACAACTAATATCGGTCGATCGCATTTTAATCATCGTCATGCCGTCATTTCATCAGGCGATTTACCTGATTTAATCTCCGAACTGAGGACATTCGCCACTAGCCAACAGACGACAGAACGGCTACAGCCGGAGAATAGACCGAAGATTGCATTTCTGTTCGCTGGACAGGGTTCGCAATACGTTGGTATGGGATGGGAACTTTACAACAGCCAACCTATTTTCCGTGCTGCCTTAGACGAATGCGATCGCATCTTACGCTCTTATTTGGATCGGCCACTGCTGGAAGTACTGTATCCATTAGGGGAAGGGGGAAAGGGGAAAGGGGAAAGGGAAAGAAACTTAGTGCCTCATCTTCTAGATGAAACTGCCTATGCCCAACCTGCTCTATTTGCCGTAGAGTATGCCTTAGTGAAATTGTGGCAGTCATGGGGCATTGAACCCGATGCGGTGATGGGTCATAGCGTCGGAGAGTATGTAGCTGCTTGCGTGACAGGTGTATTCAGCTTGGAGGAAGGGCTGTACTTGAGCGCCGAACCGGGACGACTGATGGCAACGCAGCCCAGAGAAGGGCAAATGGTGGCGGTGTTTGCAGCTAAGGAGATTGTAGAAGAGGCGATCGCATCTTACCAGGATGCTGTTGCCATTGCGGCCTTTAACGGCCTCTACTCAAACTGTGATTGCGGGCGATAG
- a CDS encoding methyltransferase → MQHVIQPVRFADGMATLAELGALAYLEVGPQPILLGMGRQCLPSNEYVWLPSLKKELNSQQMLSSLATLYESGISVDWVGFHHGSQHRRVILPNYPFERSRFWMETASNNVTARESLCSPAEIKHLLVPQLAELTAQLSLKNYGEALSTLESLSIPYVVAAFRQMGWSLQLGDRYSIPQLTKLGVIEQHQKLALRLLEMLVEEGILQRIGNQWEVTRILELPTPQAQLNKLRSQYPQANAELTLLERCGSHLAQVLQGETRPLELLFPQGDLTALTQLYQDSPGAKVMNALVQKAISTAISTDTVRILEIGAGTGGTTAYLLPHLPADRTEYVFTDLGTWFTAKAQEKFRDYPFICYQSLDIEQDPQSQGFTNHQYDIIVAANVLHATEDLQQTLRHVRSLLAPGGLLVLLEGTSPRRWLDLVFGLTPGWWKFSDYELRPFYPLLAVTDWLELLSDCGFQEAVHLAPDCEAIGDSFQQVVILAQSISTDNPVNHNRLLAKNTFARVGKREKVKGEGEGDNTKPLPFPPRPLSPEGTPPSPFPDLCEKSNHLPSPIPATINTAQSIFLQSLIAKPPRVRQEELITHLRSLVAKVLGLKQPQSIGLQQGFFELGMDSLTATELKEQLQNSLGCSLSPTTLFDYPTVAALANYLETQVLSHLDPQASTQEAAFNSENFQQQALLEESSLEEKRVRLSSPEQSLDEIADLLAAKLASIREGKLL, encoded by the coding sequence GTGCAACATGTGATCCAGCCAGTCCGGTTTGCTGATGGGATGGCAACTCTAGCAGAACTGGGAGCCTTAGCGTATTTGGAAGTAGGGCCGCAACCGATTTTGTTGGGAATGGGTCGCCAATGCTTACCGAGTAACGAGTATGTGTGGCTTCCCAGCCTCAAAAAGGAATTGAATTCTCAGCAGATGTTGTCCAGTTTGGCAACTTTGTACGAGTCTGGAATATCAGTTGATTGGGTAGGCTTTCATCATGGCTCTCAACATCGTCGGGTAATATTGCCCAATTATCCCTTTGAGCGATCGCGCTTCTGGATGGAAACTGCATCTAATAACGTGACTGCTAGAGAATCGCTCTGTTCGCCAGCAGAAATCAAGCATTTGCTCGTACCCCAGTTGGCTGAATTGACAGCCCAACTGAGTCTAAAAAACTATGGGGAAGCTCTAAGTACTTTGGAATCACTGAGTATTCCTTATGTGGTAGCGGCATTCCGGCAGATGGGGTGGAGTTTGCAGCTAGGCGATCGCTATTCCATTCCCCAACTCACCAAACTAGGAGTCATCGAGCAACATCAGAAACTCGCACTGCGCCTGTTGGAAATGCTGGTTGAAGAAGGGATTCTTCAGCGAATTGGTAATCAGTGGGAAGTAACTCGAATACTAGAGTTACCGACACCACAAGCGCAACTAAATAAGTTGCGATCGCAATATCCCCAAGCAAATGCAGAACTGACACTGCTAGAGCGTTGCGGTTCGCACCTGGCTCAAGTACTCCAAGGTGAAACTCGCCCACTGGAGTTGCTATTTCCCCAAGGCGATTTGACAGCATTAACCCAGCTTTACCAGGATTCCCCCGGCGCAAAGGTGATGAACGCACTAGTCCAAAAGGCAATCTCAACCGCGATTTCTACTGATACAGTGCGTATTTTGGAAATTGGAGCCGGAACTGGCGGAACAACTGCTTACCTCCTACCTCATCTCCCAGCAGATCGGACTGAATATGTGTTCACAGACTTAGGAACATGGTTCACTGCTAAGGCTCAAGAGAAATTCCGAGATTACCCATTTATTTGCTATCAGTCTTTAGACATCGAACAAGACCCCCAATCGCAGGGATTTACTAACCATCAATACGACATCATTGTGGCAGCAAATGTCCTGCACGCAACTGAGGATCTACAGCAAACCTTACGACACGTTCGCAGCTTATTAGCACCAGGAGGATTATTAGTGTTGCTGGAGGGAACAAGTCCCCGACGTTGGTTAGATTTGGTCTTTGGATTAACGCCAGGGTGGTGGAAATTCTCAGACTACGAGTTGCGACCATTCTACCCTTTGTTAGCGGTGACTGACTGGCTGGAATTGTTGTCTGATTGTGGGTTTCAAGAGGCTGTGCATCTTGCGCCTGATTGCGAGGCGATTGGTGATTCATTCCAACAGGTTGTCATCTTGGCTCAGAGCATCAGCACCGATAACCCAGTTAACCACAATAGACTTCTTGCAAAAAACACTTTTGCAAGAGTTGGGAAAAGGGAAAAGGTTAAAGGGGAAGGGGAAGGGGACAATACAAAACCTTTACCCTTTCCCCCCCGCCCCTTATCCCCAGAGGGGACCCCACCTTCCCCTTTTCCCGACTTATGCGAGAAGTCTAATCATCTTCCATCGCCCATTCCTGCCACCATCAACACGGCACAATCAATATTTCTCCAATCGCTAATAGCCAAGCCTCCACGAGTGCGACAGGAGGAATTAATTACTCATCTCCGCTCATTAGTAGCCAAAGTTTTAGGCTTAAAGCAACCCCAGTCCATCGGTTTGCAGCAAGGTTTCTTTGAATTAGGGATGGATTCATTAACTGCTACGGAGTTGAAAGAGCAATTGCAAAATAGTTTAGGCTGTTCCCTTTCCCCAACCACACTATTTGATTACCCGACGGTGGCAGCGTTGGCGAATTATCTGGAAACGCAAGTGTTGTCGCACTTAGATCCACAAGCATCAACCCAGGAGGCTGCCTTTAACTCAGAGAATTTCCAGCAACAAGCCTTACTGGAAGAATCATCATTAGAAGAAAAGAGAGTGAGATTGTCATCGCCGGAGCAATCGCTTGACGAAATTGCAGATTTGCTGGCTGCAAAACTAGCATCAATCAGAGAGGGAAAACTGCTATGA
- a CDS encoding type I polyketide synthase, whose amino-acid sequence MLESHLAAISYVEAHGTGTALGDPIEVNSLQSVLMSGRSPNQPCAIGSVKTNIGHLESAAGIAGLIKVVLALQHEEIPGTLHLKELNPKITIQDTPFSIPSDTQKWTGFGEQRFAGVSSFGFGGTNAHVVLEEGPRESRGAGGRGQGAGRAGELESWGVDFHGKLLLTISAKSEIALRELVRRYVAFLEFHSEVALGDICYTSNVGRSHFNHRLALVAESSEEFCEELAAFIYNSPSRTGDRCQGVAFLFTGQGSQYIGMGREIYNTQPVFRQAIERCAEILQPYLNQPLLEVLYPISELDNTTQASINETAYTQPALFALEYALSKLWQSWGIKPSVVMGHSIGEYVAACVAGVFSLEDGLKLIAARGRLMQALPSVGAMVAVFAQLQEVSSIIDEYSDLAIAAMNGAHLIISGGYQSITSAVARLEAKGVKTKPLEVSHAFHSPLMQPMLAEFEQIVRQINYYPPNPDIRFISNLT is encoded by the coding sequence ATGCTGGAGTCGCACCTAGCAGCCATTAGCTATGTGGAAGCTCATGGGACAGGTACAGCTTTGGGCGACCCGATTGAAGTTAACTCGTTGCAATCAGTGTTGATGTCAGGTCGTTCCCCAAACCAACCTTGTGCGATCGGTTCGGTAAAGACTAATATCGGTCATTTAGAATCAGCAGCGGGAATTGCAGGGTTAATAAAAGTTGTACTGGCTTTGCAACATGAAGAGATTCCCGGTACGCTTCATCTCAAGGAGCTAAATCCGAAGATTACCATCCAAGACACGCCTTTTTCAATTCCTAGCGACACTCAGAAGTGGACTGGTTTTGGGGAGCAACGTTTTGCAGGAGTAAGTTCCTTTGGCTTTGGCGGTACGAATGCCCATGTTGTTTTGGAGGAAGGGCCGAGGGAGAGTAGGGGGGCAGGGGGCAGGGGGCAGGGAGCAGGGAGAGCTGGGGAGCTGGAAAGCTGGGGAGTAGATTTTCACGGCAAATTGCTATTGACAATTTCGGCAAAAAGTGAAATAGCGTTACGGGAATTAGTTCGGCGGTATGTGGCGTTTTTGGAGTTTCATTCAGAAGTAGCTCTGGGGGATATTTGTTATACGAGCAATGTGGGGCGATCGCATTTTAACCATCGACTAGCTCTGGTTGCAGAATCCTCTGAGGAATTTTGCGAGGAACTCGCAGCGTTCATTTATAATTCACCTTCTAGAACAGGCGATCGTTGTCAGGGAGTTGCTTTCCTGTTCACTGGACAAGGTTCGCAATATATCGGTATGGGGCGGGAAATTTACAACACGCAACCCGTTTTCCGGCAAGCCATAGAACGCTGTGCTGAAATCTTGCAGCCATACTTAAATCAACCTCTATTAGAGGTTCTATATCCTATAAGTGAGTTAGACAACACAACTCAAGCCTCTATTAATGAAACTGCTTATACTCAACCTGCTTTATTTGCATTGGAATATGCATTGTCTAAGCTATGGCAGTCCTGGGGAATCAAACCGAGTGTGGTGATGGGACACAGCATCGGCGAGTATGTTGCTGCTTGTGTAGCAGGAGTGTTTAGTCTAGAAGATGGACTGAAGTTGATTGCCGCACGGGGAAGACTGATGCAAGCGTTACCGTCTGTAGGAGCAATGGTAGCGGTTTTTGCCCAGTTGCAAGAAGTATCGAGCATTATTGATGAGTATTCAGATTTGGCGATCGCAGCAATGAACGGCGCACATCTGATCATCTCAGGTGGATATCAATCTATTACATCGGCTGTGGCCAGGTTAGAAGCAAAGGGAGTGAAGACAAAACCACTTGAGGTTTCCCATGCTTTTCATTCGCCATTGATGCAACCCATGCTGGCGGAGTTTGAACAAATTGTTCGGCAAATAAACTACTATCCGCCAAACCCCGATATTCGCTTTATTTCTAATCTCACCTAG
- a CDS encoding beta-ketoacyl synthase N-terminal-like domain-containing protein, whose protein sequence is MEKQHTSETLVDVLRYRAIHQPQTLGYTFLVDGESEGSRLTYGALDKLARAIATYLQTFAKPGDRVLLLYPPGLEFISAFFGCLYAGLIAIPAYPPRQNQSIARLGAIVSDAQATAILTTTALLPIVKNYFADNPELASLKVLASDVISEAIAQEWKAPNINGKTLAFLQYTSGSTGTPKGVMVSHSNLLHNLAYLDHGWEHTSDSVMVTWIPFFHDMGLIYGVLQPLYKGFPCYIMPPVAFIARPIRWLQAISHYQATHTSAPNFAYDLCIRKITPEQRASLNLSCWQMALNAAEPVKAETLEQFAKAFASCGFQATAFCPGYGLAEATLKVTAVQTQAEPIISKVEATALTQNRVVSATADHPNVRLLVGCGNHRQGDTQIAIVHPELLTRCLPDEVGEIWVAGASITQGYWQRLEETKHTFAAYLADTGEGPFLRTGDLGFLQNDELFITGRLKDLIIIRGHNHYPQDIELTVTNSHSALGTQGVAAFTIEVDGEEQLVVACEVERTAMRKLDASEVIGSIRQAVTTQHELEVYAVLLLKPVSIPKTSSGKIQRYATRAGFLAGTLEVVGEWRKAGEQGGSTSATLSDRGVGGAGEQGELRSRKSGEKGAAEIQDWLVNKIAQRQNIAPQSIDPRESFAYYGLDSIAAVSLSADLEDWLGCQLLPTLAYDYPTIATLSAYLTETLSQRRESPQPTRNLKSVEAIAIIGLDCRFPGANNPEAFWQLLRNGKSAIEQIPANRWDSHLFYNPIPAQPGKMSTRWGGFIEQVDQFDPQFFGISPREAERMDPQQRLLLEVSWQALENAGLASDRLTGSNSGVFIGISTNDYARFQFERLSDIDIYASTGNALSIAANRLSYQFDWHGPSWAVDTACSSSLVAVHQACQSLRLGECDLALAGGVNLILTPQMTIALSQARFMSGDGRCKTFDADADGYVRGEGCGIVVLKRLTDAINDGDNILALIRGSAVNQDGHSNGLTAPRGIAQQGVIHQALVNAGVAPSSH, encoded by the coding sequence ATGGAAAAACAACATACTAGTGAGACGCTAGTAGACGTATTGCGCTACAGAGCTATTCACCAACCTCAGACGCTAGGCTATACCTTTTTGGTAGATGGTGAATCTGAGGGAAGTAGACTCACCTATGGAGCACTGGATAAACTGGCAAGGGCGATCGCTACCTACTTGCAAACATTTGCAAAGCCAGGCGATCGCGTACTCCTACTCTACCCACCTGGTTTAGAATTTATTAGTGCCTTTTTCGGCTGCTTATATGCTGGTTTGATCGCGATTCCTGCTTATCCGCCTCGGCAAAATCAGTCGATTGCTAGGTTGGGTGCGATCGTTTCCGACGCCCAAGCAACTGCTATCCTGACAACAACAGCACTATTGCCAATCGTTAAGAACTACTTTGCAGACAATCCAGAACTAGCATCTCTAAAAGTCTTAGCCAGCGATGTGATTTCTGAGGCAATCGCACAGGAATGGAAAGCACCTAATATCAATGGAAAGACTTTAGCGTTTCTGCAATACACCTCCGGTTCCACGGGAACGCCCAAAGGGGTGATGGTAAGTCACAGTAATCTGTTGCACAATTTAGCCTATCTGGATCACGGTTGGGAACACACATCCGATAGCGTCATGGTGACGTGGATTCCATTCTTTCACGATATGGGGCTGATTTATGGAGTACTCCAACCCTTGTACAAGGGATTCCCTTGTTACATCATGCCACCTGTAGCCTTTATTGCGCGTCCCATTCGCTGGCTCCAAGCTATTTCTCACTATCAAGCAACACATACTAGTGCGCCAAACTTCGCCTACGATCTGTGCATTCGTAAAATTACCCCAGAACAACGTGCCAGCCTGAATCTCAGTTGTTGGCAGATGGCTTTAAATGCTGCTGAACCAGTCAAAGCAGAAACGTTGGAACAGTTTGCCAAAGCATTTGCTTCTTGTGGGTTTCAAGCAACAGCTTTCTGTCCGGGTTACGGACTCGCTGAGGCAACATTGAAAGTAACTGCCGTGCAAACACAAGCCGAGCCGATTATTAGCAAGGTTGAGGCAACCGCGCTGACACAAAATCGAGTAGTGTCAGCAACAGCAGACCATCCCAATGTGCGGCTTTTGGTTGGATGTGGCAATCACAGGCAAGGCGATACACAAATAGCGATCGTTCATCCTGAATTGTTGACGCGATGTTTACCCGATGAAGTTGGCGAAATTTGGGTCGCAGGAGCAAGTATCACCCAAGGCTATTGGCAGCGACTTGAAGAAACAAAACATACATTTGCAGCCTATTTAGCAGATACAGGAGAAGGCCCGTTTCTCCGCACGGGAGACTTAGGCTTTTTGCAAAATGACGAGCTATTTATCACCGGAAGACTCAAGGATTTAATTATTATTCGAGGACATAATCATTATCCTCAAGACATTGAACTCACAGTTACAAATAGTCATTCGGCTTTGGGAACGCAGGGAGTAGCCGCATTTACGATCGAGGTAGACGGTGAAGAGCAACTCGTTGTGGCGTGTGAAGTCGAGCGAACTGCTATGCGGAAGCTTGATGCAAGTGAAGTAATTGGCTCCATCCGACAAGCAGTCACAACACAGCACGAATTAGAAGTTTATGCCGTCTTGCTGTTGAAGCCAGTCAGTATCCCCAAGACTTCTAGTGGGAAGATTCAGCGCTATGCCACTCGCGCAGGATTTTTGGCGGGGACTTTGGAAGTGGTGGGAGAGTGGAGGAAGGCAGGGGAGCAGGGGGGTAGCACTTCGGCTACGCTCAGTGACCGAGGAGTAGGGGGAGCAGGGGAGCAGGGGGAATTGAGAAGTCGCAAGTCTGGAGAAAAGGGAGCGGCGGAAATTCAAGATTGGTTGGTAAATAAGATTGCTCAGCGACAAAACATTGCACCCCAATCAATAGATCCGCGTGAATCGTTTGCTTACTATGGGTTGGATTCTATTGCCGCAGTCAGCCTGTCGGCAGATTTAGAGGATTGGTTAGGTTGTCAGTTGTTGCCTACTTTGGCTTACGATTACCCGACGATCGCAACTCTATCAGCCTATCTCACAGAAACTTTATCCCAACGGCGAGAATCTCCACAACCTACACGTAATCTTAAATCTGTCGAGGCGATCGCGATTATTGGCCTTGACTGCCGCTTTCCCGGAGCTAATAACCCAGAAGCCTTTTGGCAATTACTACGCAATGGTAAAAGTGCCATTGAGCAAATTCCCGCCAATCGTTGGGATTCTCATCTTTTCTATAACCCCATCCCTGCCCAACCAGGGAAAATGAGTACTCGTTGGGGTGGATTTATCGAGCAAGTTGACCAATTCGATCCCCAATTTTTTGGCATTTCTCCTCGTGAAGCCGAGCGGATGGACCCGCAGCAAAGGCTATTACTAGAAGTGAGTTGGCAAGCTTTAGAAAATGCTGGATTAGCAAGCGATCGCTTGACAGGCAGCAACAGTGGTGTATTTATCGGCATCAGTACCAATGACTATGCTCGATTCCAGTTTGAGCGGTTGTCTGATATTGATATCTATGCCAGCACAGGCAACGCTCTGAGTATTGCCGCTAACCGCCTATCCTATCAGTTCGATTGGCACGGGCCCAGTTGGGCTGTCGATACTGCCTGTTCTTCATCTTTGGTTGCAGTTCACCAGGCTTGTCAGAGTTTGCGTTTAGGGGAATGTGACTTGGCTTTGGCAGGTGGTGTTAATTTAATTCTCACCCCCCAAATGACAATCGCCCTCTCCCAAGCAAGATTCATGTCGGGGGATGGTCGCTGTAAAACCTTTGATGCGGATGCAGATGGTTATGTCCGGGGAGAAGGTTGTGGGATTGTAGTGCTGAAGCGTTTGACTGATGCGATCAACGACGGGGATAATATCCTGGCGCTGATTCGCGGCTCGGCAGTCAATCAGGATGGTCACAGTAATGGATTGACTGCTCCTAGAGGAATTGCCCAACAAGGTGTTATCCATCAGGCGCTTGTGAATGCTGGAGTCGCACCTAGCAGCCATTAG
- a CDS encoding GAF domain-containing SpoIIE family protein phosphatase has translation MIVDTETDDRWLQLPNQPYTVRSALAVPILRNEEVLGILTLLHQEPGHFSLEIAHLMQLTADQIAIVLENAQLYGKIETYSKALNYELEKGRQIQRDFLPNEIPQLPNLEIATFFSPARQVAGDFYDVFMLPGDYLGLVIADVADKGVGAALFMALFRSLIRIFSGQISLGGLSIIANEEELSILLESEMATNLYQINPLKAVALTNNYIAQQHAQMSMFATLFFGVLDPATGILTYINGGHETLFVVGEAGIKASLNSTGPAVGMMPNMKFKIQQVQLEPGDILIGYTDGVTEARSPSGKFFTEKRLRSLLDQSALLPSPLLERITTDLFAHISTAPQFDDITMLIVQRKASD, from the coding sequence TTGATCGTAGACACTGAGACCGACGATCGTTGGTTGCAGTTGCCCAATCAGCCTTACACTGTACGTTCAGCATTAGCTGTTCCCATTCTCAGGAATGAAGAGGTCTTAGGTATTCTTACCTTGCTACACCAAGAACCGGGGCACTTTAGCCTAGAAATTGCCCATCTGATGCAGCTCACTGCTGACCAAATCGCGATAGTTTTAGAAAATGCCCAGCTCTATGGGAAAATTGAAACCTATTCCAAAGCGCTCAACTACGAATTAGAAAAAGGGCGGCAAATCCAAAGAGATTTTCTACCCAACGAAATCCCACAGCTACCTAATTTAGAGATTGCCACGTTTTTCTCTCCTGCGCGTCAAGTTGCTGGAGACTTCTACGACGTTTTTATGCTACCTGGTGACTACTTGGGGCTAGTTATTGCTGATGTCGCCGACAAAGGTGTAGGTGCTGCATTATTTATGGCTTTGTTTCGGAGCTTAATCCGTATTTTTTCTGGACAAATTAGTTTGGGCGGACTCTCTATTATTGCCAATGAGGAGGAATTATCGATTTTACTGGAGTCAGAGATGGCAACCAATTTATACCAAATTAACCCCCTGAAAGCAGTAGCGCTCACGAATAACTACATCGCCCAACAGCACGCCCAGATGAGTATGTTTGCCACGCTGTTTTTTGGCGTGCTAGATCCGGCAACTGGCATTCTCACCTACATCAATGGTGGACACGAAACTCTGTTTGTTGTTGGTGAGGCTGGTATCAAAGCCAGTCTCAACTCAACCGGGCCAGCGGTAGGGATGATGCCTAATATGAAATTTAAAATTCAACAAGTACAGTTGGAACCAGGCGATATCTTAATTGGCTATACCGATGGGGTAACTGAGGCACGCAGCCCCAGCGGTAAGTTTTTTACTGAAAAGCGACTGCGATCGCTCCTAGATCAATCTGCACTTTTGCCATCTCCACTGCTAGAGCGCATTACAACTGATTTGTTCGCTCACATCAGCACTGCACCTCAGTTTGATGACATCACAATGCTGATTGTGCAGAGAAAGGCATCAGACTAA
- a CDS encoding ATP-binding protein: protein MEPLTVPGTLDSLKAIAEYVMAAAMVAGLNKKTSYRLRLAVDEIATNIINYGYQAANRQGILILKADLDDRSLTITIKDTGVPFNPTQKLTPNDLNKSLQQRQIGGLGVYLALKSVDRFIYQQDGNQNCNILIVNRDDGLGIS, encoded by the coding sequence ATGGAACCTTTAACTGTGCCTGGAACACTAGACTCTTTAAAGGCGATCGCAGAATATGTGATGGCAGCAGCAATGGTAGCAGGTTTGAATAAAAAAACCTCCTATAGACTGCGTTTGGCGGTCGATGAAATCGCTACAAACATCATTAATTACGGTTATCAGGCAGCAAATCGCCAAGGCATATTGATTTTAAAAGCCGATCTTGATGATCGCTCCTTGACCATTACGATTAAAGATACTGGTGTTCCCTTCAACCCTACCCAGAAGTTAACTCCAAATGATTTGAACAAGTCGCTACAGCAACGACAGATTGGCGGTTTGGGAGTTTATCTAGCTCTGAAGAGCGTAGATCGGTTTATTTACCAACAAGACGGAAACCAAAATTGTAATATTTTAATTGTGAATCGTGACGATGGATTGGGAATCAGTTAA